The stretch of DNA GCGAAGCACTACCGCCGCTGTTGTGCACCACCACATTGTTGCCCTGCGTATTGGTGATCTGGAAAACCGTTGCCGTGTTGCAATCTGATATGAGAACGATGTCATCCGGCCGCAGATCATGCGGCGCGCTGACCTGGGTATTGGCGGAATTTTGCGACGGACCGATACGGAAGGGTGCGACTACACTGATCTGGCTGGATGCGGCACTGCGCAATACAAGGATATCGCTGCCGGGCGAGGGATTAAGCCCGGCCACACCATTCGGCAAGGCTGGCGTCCAGCCTGCCCCAGCCGCTTCAAACCCCTGCACAGGCTCATTGAAGTTGAACAGGAAGTTCTCGACCTGATTACTGGATCGCAATACGTTAGTGATATCTATATTCCGGCGACAACCGAAATAGCCAGCGACTCTCGCTTCACGACTGAGCACCTGAAACGCGAAGCGGCCATTCTCCTGCAGGCGAGACATGTCATCCTGCAGAACATAGGCCATGCGTCCACTGGTATAGACCTGGGATAGTCCGGCGATCAGCAGGGCGCCCACCACCAGCGCCACCATGATTTCCACTATCCCGACGCCGCCCTGCGCCTTACGGCTTTTCACGCTTCGCATCTTCATAGCTGACTCTGGATTATTATGGTTCGAATACGCTCGTCTTCGTCCTCAGTCCAGCGAGCATCAAGCCACGAGATCGTCACCGTGGTACGGCCGTCATTATCGACGTTGATTGCAGCGCCTGTTCCATTACCCTCCTGGGGCAGCAGTCCTGCGCGTTCTTCATCGCCAAGAATCACCAGCAACCACTCGCGTACGTCTTGCGCTGCGATGGAGTCACCGGCCGGAGGACCGTCATTAAGCCGACGATTGTAGTTACCCGCCAGGGCGGCCTCCCGATTGGCCCGCATGCGGTCGAGAATGTCATACCCCAGATAGTTGGCCTGACTGGCCAGATGCGCACTGTGGTTCATCTGAATGCCACGCGTCTGCAGTCCCGCCAGCCCGAGCAGACCGATCGACAGGATCAGCAGCGCCACCAGCACTTCCATAAGACTGAAGCCACGTTGCTTCGCGCGGGTTCTCAGCATGGCCGACTCTCCACATAAACTCGCCCACCGGCGCGCACAAAGATCATCCGACGCTGCTCGGGACCACAGGCTGCTCGCGAAAGTGTAATCTGCTCGGCGCTATTGTTATGACGCTCGCCCTGGCCCGTGAAGCGCACCAGCCCGCCAGCGGCGTTGATATCCGCGCTGCCATATTCGACCCGGATCACTTCGTTGGCACCGCCAGGCCCCGTATTGGTCGCACCGGGATTGGCGTAGACGATCCAGCCTTGCCCCCATTGGCCATCGCAGGCCAGGCCATCGCTGGAGCCACAGGCAACCACAGGCTGGCCACGGCGCAATGCCTCACTACGGGCAAGCTGCAGCGCCCCCAGCACATTGTTGCTCTGGGTGGTCATCTGGTTGTTTCTTATCATCTGCCCAAGGCTCGGTATGCCGATGGCCATCACGATGGACAGCAAAACCAGCGTAATCATGAGCTCAATCAGGGTAAAACCAGCTATTTTTCTCATGATGCCTTTGTACCCCCTGGAATCAGCAAGCGTAAGCGTCAGCAGATCAAGCGGGGACAATCGCCGACAAGCGGGGCCCGCGCCTTGATGCGGTTCTCAGAACAAGGGAATGTGGACCACCCCGGGCAGTCCTCAGCGCAGCCCTTTCGGCATCGCAAAGCGGATGGTCTCTTCACGCCCGGGCACCTCTTCCGGGGTGTTACCCCCCAGTTCGTTCAGGCGAGCCACCACCTGCCGCACCAGGGTTTCCGGGGCGCTGGCGCCGGCGGTGACGCCGACGGAGGCCTTGCCGGCCAGCCAGGCGGGGTCGATCTGCTCGGGGCCGTCGATCAGGTGGGCCGGGGTGCCGCAGCGCTCGGCAAGCTCGCGCAGGCGGTTGGAGTTGGAGCTGTTGGGGCTGCCGACCACCAGCACCAGCTGGGTTTCCAGCGCCAGCTGGCGCACAGCGTCCTGGCGGTTGGTGGTGGCGTAGCAGATATCCTCGCGGCGCGGGCCATGGATATCGGGGAAGCGGGCACGCAGCGCCTCGATGATGCGGGCGGTATCGTCCACAGACAAGGTGGTCTGGGTCACGAACGCCAGCTTGTCCGGGTGGCGCACCTGGAGGGCCGCCACATCGGCTTCGTCTTCGACCAGGTAGATGGCGCCGCCGTGGGAGGTGTCGTATTGCCCCATGGTGCCTTCCACCTCGGGGTGCCCGGCGTGGCCGATGAGGATGCTCTCGCGGCCCTCGCGGGCGTACTGGATGACCTCTTTGTGCACCTTGGTGACCAGCGGGCAGGTGGCATCAAATACCCGCAGCTCGCGGCGCCCGGCCTCATCCTGCACGGCGCGGGCAACGCCATGGGCGGAGAAGATCACGATAGCGTCTTCGGGCACCTCGTCGAGCTCCTCGACAAACACAGCGCCCCGGTTGCGCAGGTCATCCACCACAAAGCGATTGTGGACCACTTCATGGCGCACATAGACCGGTGGACCGTAGACCTCAAGGGCACGGTTGACGATATCAATCGCGCGATCTACGCCAGCGCAGAAGCCGCGAGGGTTGGCGAGTCGGATGTGCATGCCGGGGTCCTGTTCGCTATGCCCGAGGTGTGACGAGTCGAAAGTGAGACGAGCCGATAGTGTACCGCGCCGGAGGGCACGGCGGCCATCAGCGCAGGGTCACGGGCTGCTCGGGCGCGTGATGGGCGACGTCGATGATCTCCACTTCGAAGGTCAGTTCACGCCCCGCCAGCGGGTGATTGAAGTCCACGGTGACCCAGTCATCGTCCACGGTGGTGATGACGCCGGGCAGTTCGGCGCGGGCGGCGTCGGCAAAGTTCATGACCACGCCCGGGGACAGGTCGCTGCCCTCCGGAAAGCTGTCGACCCGAAAATGCTGCACATTGTCCGGGTTGTAGTCACCAAACCCGTCCTCGGCGGCCAGAAAAACGCTGCGACGGTCGCCCGCCTTGAGCCCGAGCAACGCGCGCTCGAAGCCAGGCAGTAGCGACTCGTCACCCCAGACGAAGCTGGCGGGCTCACCGCCAAAGGTCGTGTCCAGCTCGGTGCCGTCCATCAGGCGCACCGCAAAATGCAGGGTGATGCGCTTTTGCGGGCCGGCCTTGAGATGATCAGTCATGGGAACGTCTGCCTGCCATAAACATGTCCAGAATGATCAGCGCGGCGCCCACGGAAATCCCCATGTCGGCCACGTTGAACGCCGGAAAATGCCAGCCTGCCCAGTGGAAATCGAGAAAGTCCACCACATGGCCGTGCACGATGCGATCCCACAGGTTGCCCAGCGCGCCCCCCAGGATCAGGGCCAGGGCCAGGGCCACCACGGGGCCGTCACGGCCGCGCAGCAGCCAGACCAGAATCACCACACTGGCGATCACCGCAATGATGCTGAAGAACCAGCGCTGCCAGCCGCCCGCACCGGCCAGAAAACTGAAGGCCGCGCCTTCGTTGTAGGCCAGCGTCAGATTGAAGAACGGCAAGATCTCCACCGGCTGATACAGGGTCAGCGCGGCATCGGCCCAGCCTTTCGTCCACAGGTCCAGCACCAGCACCACCAGCGTGATCCACAACCAGTGAAGGCGACGCCAGGACACCGGGCCCAGCCAGTTGTTTGCCTCAGGCATAGTGACGCACCTCGCCCTGCCCTTCGATATTGTCCACACAGCGGCCGCAGATCTCGGGGTGCTCCGGATGGCTGCCCACGTCCTCGCGGTGGTGCCAGCAGCGCGCACACTTGGTGTGCGGTGAAGCCGTAATGGCCACCTTCAACCCGGGCATCAGCGAGTCCGCCAGATCGGCAGGCGCTTCGGACAGCGGTTTCAGCGTGGCGGTGGAGGTAATCGTCACGAAGCGCAGCTCATCACCCAGACACGCCAGCAGCGCCTGCACCTTCTCATCGGCATACAGCACAGCGTCAGCGGCCAGATTGGCGCGCACCACCTTCTGGTTCCGGGCGTCTTCGATGGCCTTGTTCACCGCCTGCTTGGCCAGTTGCACCTGCTGCCAGAAGGTCGCGTCCATGCTCGCCTCGGCGGGCAGACGGAACAGGCCGTCGTACCACTCCACCAGGAATACGGATGCGTCCCGCTCACCGGGCAGGTGCTGCCAGATTTCCTCGGCGGTAAAGCTGAGAATCGGCGCCATCCAGCGCGCCAGCGCTTCGGCGATGTGATACAGCGCCGTCTGGCAGGAACGTCGGGCGCGCGAATCGGTCTGCGTGGTGTACTGGCGGTCCTTGATGATATCCAGATAAAAACCGCCCAGATCCACAGCACAGAAATGATGGATGCGCTGATACACCTGATGGAACTGGAAGCTGTCGTACAGGCCGCGAATCTCGTCCTGCAAGGCCGCCGCACGGTGCACGACCCAGCGGTCCAGCGCCAGCATGTCGTCCGGTGCCAGCGCATTGGTGGCCGGATCAAAGCCGTTCAGGTTGGCCAGCAGGAAACGCGCCGTATTACGGATGCGGCGGTAGGCATCGCCCATCTGCTTGAGAATATTGTGCGACACACTCATCTCGCCGCGATAGTCGGTGGCCGCTACCCACAGACGCAGGATGTCGGCGCCGAGGGTCGACGTCACTTCCTGCGGCGCGATCACATTGCCCAGCGACTTGGACATCTTGCGGCCGTCTTCGTCCACGGTAAAACCGTGGGTCAGCACGGTCTTGTAGGGCGGCGTGTTGCGGATCGCCAGGCTGGTCAGCAGCGAGGACTGGAACCAGCCGCGGTGCTGATCGGAGCCTTCCAGATACAGATCAGCGGGCTGCGACAGGGCCGGGTTCTGATCCAGCACACAGAAATGTGTCACGCCGGAATCGAACCACACATCCAGCGTGTCGGTGACTTTCTGGTAGCGACTGGCGTCGGCGCCCAACCCCTGTTCCGCCAGGAAAGCCTCGGCATCCAGTTCGAACCAGGCGTCGATACCGGCCACTTCGACTTTCTTCGCCACGGCTTCAATCAGCCGCAATGTTTCCGGGTGCGGCGTGCTGGTTTCGCGGTCCACGAACAGGGCAATGGGCACGCCCCAGGTGCGCTGGCGCGAGATGCACCAGTCCGGGCGATCACGCAGCATGCCTTCGATACGTGCCTTGCCCCAATCCGGCAGCCAGGTCACCTGGTTGACCGCCTCGTTGGCGCGCGCATGCAGGCCCGCCTGATCCATGCTCACAAACCACTGCGCCGTGGCACGGAAGATCAGCGGCGTCTTGTGGCGCCAGCAATGCGGATAGCTGTGGGTGATTTTTTCATCCGCCACCAGATGACCGGCTTCGCGCAGGGCATCCAGCACCGGCTCGTTCGCCTTGGTCACATGCAGGCCGCCTACCACGGGCGCGCCTTGTGCAAACACTCCGTTGTCCAGCAAGGGGCTGTCGGTGTCCAGGCCATAGCGCTGGCCGACAATAAAGTCATCCTGACCGTGGCCGGGCGCGGTGTGCACGCAACCGGTACCGGCATCGGTGGTGACGTGATCACCCAGAATCACCGGCACCTGCGTGCCCAGGAACGGGTGCTGCAACAGCAGGCTTTCGAGCGCCGCCCCTTTGAAGATGGCTGAACGCGCAGGCGCCTCCATGCCGGCGCGCGCCGCCACGGTGTCGGCCAGTTCAGACGCCACGACCAATGCCCGACCGGCGCCGCTCAGTACGACGTAATCCAGCTCCGGATGCACGGCCACCGCCTTGTTGGCCGGCAGGGTCCAGGGCGTGGTGGTCCAGATCGCCACCGCCACCTGGTCAGCCGTGACGCCGGTACGTGCGGCAAAATCGGCGGCGTCGACAACAGGAAAGGCAACATCAATGGAGAAGGACTGCTTGTCCTGATATTCCACTTCCGCTTCCGCCAGCGCGGAACCGCAATCCAGACACCAGTGCACCGGCTTGAAGCCTTTTTGCAAATGGCCGTTATCCACGATACGCCCCAACGCACGGATAATGTTCGCCTCGAAGGCGTAATCCATGGTCAGGTAGGGACGATCCCAGTCACCGAACACGCCCAGGCGTTTGAAATCCTCGCGCTGGCCGTCCACCTGACTGGCGGCATATTTGCGGCACTCTGCGCGGAACGTCGCGGCATCCACCTTGTGCCCGGGCTTGCCGACTTTCTGCTCCACCTTGTGCTCGATGGGCAGGCCATGGCAGTCCCAACCCGGCACATAGGGGGCATCAAAGCCGCTCAGCGTGCGCGACTTGATAATGATGTCCTTGAGAATCTTGTTGACCGAATGACCGATATGAATGCTGCCGTTGGCGTACGGAGGGCCATCGTGCAGGATGTATTTCGGCTTGCCGGCAAAGCGCGCGCGGATGGCCGCATAAAGGTCATCCTGCGCCCAGCGGGCCAGTTGTTCCGGTTCACGCTGGGCCAGCCCGGCTTTCATCGGGAAGGGGGTGTCTGGCAGGTTCAGCGTCGACTTGTAGTCGGTCATAGGGTAGTGCCTTCTCTCGCAAACCAGTGTCTGGCGTTGTCGATATCGTTGTGGATGGCGTCACGCAGGGCATCCAGCCCGTCGAACTTCTTTTCCGGCCGCAGATGATGCCGCAGGGCGACCTCCAGGTGGCGGCCATACAGGTCGCCCTGATAATCCAGCAGGTGCACTTCCAGGCGCCAGTCGCGGCCGTTGACGCTGGGTCGACTGCCCATATTGGCGACTGCGGCATGATCTGTCAGCCCGGCGCCGTTCACCGTGACGGCAAACACGCCGGTGATCGGCACGCGCAGGCGGCGCAGCGGCAAGTTGGCGGTGGGCACACCCAGGGTACGGCCAATATGGTCACCGTGGTGCACGCGGCCGCTGATGCCATAGGGTCGCCCCAGCAGGGCTTCGGTTTCCGCCAGGTCGCCACGCGCCAGGGCGTCACGCACCCGGGTGCTGGACACACGCGCTCCGGCGGCTTCGCAGGTGGGCGTGTCTTCCACGCTAAAACCGTGGCGGCGGCCGGCCTGCTGCAAATAAGCAAAATCACCTTCGCGTCCGCTGCCGAAGCGGAAATCATCACCAATCACCAGATGGCGCACGCCGAGGCCATCCACCAGCAGGTTACGCACAAAGTCTTCAGCACTCTGGCAGCGGAAGGCGTTGTCGAAACGGGCGCAGAAGACCTGATCGACGCCGAGGTGGGCCAGGGTGCGCAGCTTGTCGCGCAGGGACATGAGGCGCGCAGGGGCCTGCTCGGGTGCAAAGAACTCCTGCGGCTGCGGCTCGAACAGCATCACGGTGCTGGCCACGCCCAGGGCGCGAGCCTGCTCACGCACGCGGTCCAGTATCTTGCGGTGGCCAAGGTGCACGCCATCGAAGTTGCCGATGGTGGCCACGCAGCCGTACTGGGCCCGGTGGAGGTTATGTGTGCCGCGAATCAGATGCATGCCGGTGGCTTGGTCCTGGTCGGGTGGCGGACGAGGCGGCCCGACAGGGCATCCCGGAACCCGCCGTGAACCCGTCCATGGGGGCTTGCGTTCGGCATCCATGCCTCACACAGTTCCGGGATGCCCTGTCGGGCCGCCTCATCCTTCGCGTCAAGGTTCATGCGAAAGGCCGGATTATAGGGGTCAGCGGCGCAGGTGACGAGGCCTCATGCCCAGAAGCAGCAGCGCGAGGGTATAAATCAGCATGCCGGCCACCACCACACCCAGCAAGGCGGCGGCGCGGGTCCAGGCCGTGGCCTCGAACCAGAGGCTGGTGCTGGCGGCAAGATAATGGACGCCCAGGGCCATGGCCAGGCCAGCCAGACCGATGCGGGTGAGTTGGCGCCCCCAGCCCGGGGTCGGGGTATAGAAACCTGCCAGGCTGAGGCCGCGCCAGAGCAGCAGGGCGTTGAGCCAGGCAGACAGGGCCGTGGCCAGGGCCAGGCCGACGTGGCGCAGGTGCCAGACGAGGATCAGGTTGAAGACCATGTTGGCGACCATGGCGATGATGCCGATCTTGACCGGAGTGCGGGTGTCCTGGCGGGCGAAGAAGCCGGGGGCCAGGATCTTGATCAGCATGAAGGCGACCACGCCGAAGGCGTAGGCGCGCAGGGATGCGGCGGACTGCTCCACATCGAACAGGGTGAAGTCGCCATACAGGAACAGGGCGGCCAGAAGAGGCTCGCTGATCACGGACAGGGCCAGGGCGGCGGGCAGACCGACGAGGATCACCAGGCGCACGCCCCAGTCGAGGGTACGGGAAAATTCCGCCGGGGACGCCGTGACATGGGTCTTCGACAGGCTTGGCAGGATCACGGTGCCGATGGCGATGGCGAAGATACCCAGGGGCAGCTCGACAAGGCGATCGGAATAGTAGAGCCAGGTGACGCTGCCGGTTTCCAGCAGGGAGGCGAGCACGGTGTCGAGCAGCAGGTTGATCTGGCTGACGGAGACGCCGAACAGGGCGGGCGCCATCAGGGCCATGATCTTTTTCACGCCGGGGTCGCCGAAGCGCACCTGGGGGCGCGGCATCAGGCCGATGCGCGCCAGGAACGGCAACTGGAACAACAGCTGCGCCATGCCGGCGGCCAGCACACCCCAGGCGAGGGCCACGGCCATGCGCTCTTCCACAAACAGGGGGGTGGCGAACAAGGCGGCGCCAATGAGGCTGATATTCAGCAGCACCGGGGTAAAGGCGGGTACGGCAAAGCGGCCCCAGGTGTTGAGGATGCTGCCCGCAAAGGCGGTCAGGGCGATAAAGAACAGGTACGGGAAGGTCAGCCTCAGCATTTCCACGGCCAGGGCGCGCTTGTAGGGGTCATCCCCGAACCCCGGAGCAAACACGGTGATCAGCACCGGGGCGCCGACCACCCCGATGACCGTGACCAGTATGAGCACCGAACCCAGGGTGCCCGCCACCCGATTGACCAGCAGGCGCACGGCCTCGGGGGCGCCCTTGCTCTTGTATTCGCTGAGCACCGGCACAAAGGCCTGATTGAAGGCACCCTCGGCGAACAGGCGGCGCAGGAAGTTGGGAATGCGGAAGGCGACGAAGAAGGCGTCGGTACCCGCAGAAACGCCGAACACGCGCGCCAGGATCACGTCCCGGGCCAGGCCGAGCACGCGCGACAGCAGGGTCATGCTGCTGACCACCAGGGTCGAGGCCATCAGGCGCCCGGGACGGCCCGGCGGGGGCGTCTCCGCCGGGCCGGGAGGCACATCCTGTGGGCCGCTCGGGGGGCGCGGCGGCATCTCTGCGGGCTCGCTCATGGACTCTCCGTGAAAACCGGGCAAGCGTAGCCGGAACCGGCATGTCACGCTACCCCGCCGCGCCCGGCCAGCCCCCGAAAAAACCCGTTTCCCCTGCCCTGCCTCCCTTGACAATCCACCCCGCCATCGGCATAGTTGCGCGTCTTTCAGGCAGGTGGGGCACGTGTGCCCGTATTCTGCCCGCGATGACAACCTAATTTCGACAGGAGCAGGACCTTGGCTAACTCACCGCAAGCGCGAAAGCGTGCTCGTCAGGCGGAGAAGCGTCGTCAGCACAATGCAGCAATGCGCTCCATGGTGCGGACCTACCTCAAGAAGGTAAACGCGGCCATTGCGTCCGGTGACCAGCAGTCTGCTCAGGCAGCGTATACGAAAGCTGTTTCGGTCCTGGACAAGGCCACCCGCAAGGGCAAGTTTCACCCCAACAAGGCAGCTCGCCACAAGAGCCGCCTGAACGCCAAAGTCAAGGCGCTGGGTGCCGCTGCCTGAGGTTAACCTCTCGCAGCAATAAAAAAACCGGCCAATGGCCGGTTTTTTTATTGCCTGTCAGAACACCACCATGTTGTCGCGGTGGATCAGCTCTTCTTCGTTCCTGTAGCCCAGAATAGCCTGGATCTCGCTGCTCTTGCGGCGAACCAGCCTTGCGGCCTCATCAGCATCGTAGTTCACCAGACCACAGGCCACACGCTGGCCCTGCTCATCCTCACAGGCCACCATCTCACCGCGTGAGAACTGGCCCTGCACGGCGGTGACGCCCACAGGCAACAGGCTCGAACCGGCTTCGCGCAGGCGCTTGACGGCGCCCGCATCCAGAGTCAGGCGGCCGCGCATCTGCAGGTGCCCGGCCAGCCATTGTTTGCGGGCATTGTAGGGGCTGGTATCGGGCAACAGGGTAGTGCCCGGCGCTTCGCCCGCAGCGAGCGCTGCCAGCACTTCAGGGCTGCGGCCGCTGGCGATGGTGGTGCGGGCGCCGCTGCGGGCGGCCAGCGTGGCCGCACGCACCTTGGTAATCATGCCGCCACGCCCCAGCGGGCCACCGGAACCGCCCGCCACCTCCATCAGGCGCGGATCGGAAGCCTGGGCCTCACGGATCAGCGGGGCCTCCGGGTCCTTGCGCGGGTCGCGTTCATACAGACCATTCTGGTCCGTGAGGATCACCAGGCGATCGGCCTCGACCAGATTGGCCACCAGCGCCGCCAGGGTATCGTTATCACCGAACCGGATTTCATCGGTGACCACGGTGTCGTTCTCGTTGACCACGGGAACCACCTGCAGGCGCAGCAGCGTCAGCAGGGTGGCACGGCCATTCAGATAACGGGTGCGGTCAGACAGGTCATCGTGGGTCAGCAACACCTGGGCGGTGTGCAACCCGTGCACCTGGAAACGGGATTCCCAGGCCTGCACCAGCCCCATCTGGCCCACGGCCGCAGCAGCCTGCAGGGCATGTATGGAGTCAGGGCGCTGCGACCAGCCGAGGCGGCGCATCCCTTCGGCCACCGCGCCAGAGGACACCACGACCACTTCGATGCCCTGTGCACGCAGAGCCACCATCTGGTCGACCCAGCGCTGCATCAGGTGGGTATCCAGCCCGGCGCCGTTATTGGTCAGCAGCGCGCTGCCTATCTTGATGACCCAGCGCGCCCGGCGGCGACTGTCCTGCTGCTCCATTGACTGTGCCTGATCCTGCTGCTGACTCATGCGCACCTGGCCCGGTTAGGGGGAATAGATGATTTCCACGTCATGGTCATCATCGTCGTCGTCATCATCGCTGTCATCCCCTGCCGCCAGACGCGCCAGGCGGGCCTGGGCCTTGAGCAGCTGCACGCGCTCGCGGGCCTCTTCTTCCAGCTGCTCGCGCAAGGCCTGTTGCTGCTCGGCATAATCCGGGTCCTCCTGCTCGCGCAGGCGGCGCTCCTCGATGGCGTTCATCAGGGCAAACACCAGCGCCTCGGTGCCCTCACCGGTGGCGGCAGAAATGCGATGCACTTCGCCCTCCCAGCCCAGCCGACTCACCAGATCATTGCAGTACTCGTCCTGCATGTCCGCCGGCACCAGATCCACCTTGTTCAGCACCAGCCAGCGCTCCTGGGCTGCCAGCGCCGGGGAAAACTTGTCCAGCTCTTCGGCAATGGCCTGCGCATGCAGCACCGGGTCAGCGCCGTCCGGCGGGGCGACATCCAGCACGTGCAGCAACAGGCGCGTGCGCGCCAGATGCTTGAGGAAGCGAATACCGAGACCCGCACCTTCCGCCGCCCCCTCGATCAGACCGGGAATATCGGCCATGACGAAGCTGCGATAGCGGTCGGCCTTGACCACGCCCAGGTTGGGCACCAGCGTGGTAAACGGATAATCCGCGACTTTCGGCTTGGCCGCCGAGACCGCACGAATCAGGGTGCTCTTGCCCGCATTGGGCAAGCCAAGCAGGCCTACGTCGGCCAGCACTTTCAGCTCCAGACGCAGTTGCCGCGATTCCCCTTCGGAGCCGGGGATCGTGCGCCGTGGCGCGCGGTTGGTGCTGCTCTTGAAATGCGTGTTGCCGAGACCACCGCGCCCCCCCCTGGCCACCAGAATGCGTTCGCCGTCGTGGGTCAGGTCCGCCAGCACGGCATCAATGGCGGTATCCACCACCGTGGTGCCCACCGGCACCTTCAGCACGATATCGTCGGCGGATTTGCCGGTGCACTGGCGGCCCTGACCCTGGGCGCCATTCTTCGCCCGGAACAGGCGCTCATAGCGGTAATCCACCAGGGTATTGAGGTTGCTGTCCGCCTCGATCCAGACATTACCGCCCGCACCGCCGTCGCCGCCATCCGGGCCACCGTACTCGATGTATTTCTCACGCCGGAAGCTGAGGCAACCATCACCCCCCTTTCCGGCATGCACATCGATCACGGCTTCATCAACAAACTTCATGGTGTTCGCGCAGACCCGCGCGCCTCGGCAATGACTGTCGTCGGTAACGACGGAAATAATAAATCAAAAAGCCCCACCGGCGTTACCCGGCGGGGCTTCTTTGCTGTCACGGCAAAAGCCGGTCAGCAGGATCAGGCTACCGGTTCGATGGTAACGAACTTGCGGCTTTCCGAACCCTTGGTCTCGAACTTCACGCGCCCGGCGGACGTGGCGAAGATCGTGTGGTCACGGCCCAGGCCGGTGTTGGCACCGGAGTGGAAACGGGTGCCACGCTGACGCACGATGATTTCACCGGCTTGCACCACCTGGCCGCCGAAGCGCTTGACGCCAAGGCGTTTGCTTTCTGAATCGCGGCCGTTACGTGTACTACCGCCTGCTTTTTTGTGTGCCATGTCTGAATACCTCTCGCTATGCCCGGATCAGCCGCTGATGCCGGTGATCTTCACTTCCGTAAACCACTGACGGTGGCCCTGC from Isoalcanivorax indicus encodes:
- the murJ gene encoding murein biosynthesis integral membrane protein MurJ, yielding MPPRPPSGPQDVPPGPAETPPPGRPGRLMASTLVVSSMTLLSRVLGLARDVILARVFGVSAGTDAFFVAFRIPNFLRRLFAEGAFNQAFVPVLSEYKSKGAPEAVRLLVNRVAGTLGSVLILVTVIGVVGAPVLITVFAPGFGDDPYKRALAVEMLRLTFPYLFFIALTAFAGSILNTWGRFAVPAFTPVLLNISLIGAALFATPLFVEERMAVALAWGVLAAGMAQLLFQLPFLARIGLMPRPQVRFGDPGVKKIMALMAPALFGVSVSQINLLLDTVLASLLETGSVTWLYYSDRLVELPLGIFAIAIGTVILPSLSKTHVTASPAEFSRTLDWGVRLVILVGLPAALALSVISEPLLAALFLYGDFTLFDVEQSAASLRAYAFGVVAFMLIKILAPGFFARQDTRTPVKIGIIAMVANMVFNLILVWHLRHVGLALATALSAWLNALLLWRGLSLAGFYTPTPGWGRQLTRIGLAGLAMALGVHYLAASTSLWFEATAWTRAAALLGVVVAGMLIYTLALLLLGMRPRHLRR
- the cgtA gene encoding Obg family GTPase CgtA: MKFVDEAVIDVHAGKGGDGCLSFRREKYIEYGGPDGGDGGAGGNVWIEADSNLNTLVDYRYERLFRAKNGAQGQGRQCTGKSADDIVLKVPVGTTVVDTAIDAVLADLTHDGERILVARGGRGGLGNTHFKSSTNRAPRRTIPGSEGESRQLRLELKVLADVGLLGLPNAGKSTLIRAVSAAKPKVADYPFTTLVPNLGVVKADRYRSFVMADIPGLIEGAAEGAGLGIRFLKHLARTRLLLHVLDVAPPDGADPVLHAQAIAEELDKFSPALAAQERWLVLNKVDLVPADMQDEYCNDLVSRLGWEGEVHRISAATGEGTEALVFALMNAIEERRLREQEDPDYAEQQQALREQLEEEARERVQLLKAQARLARLAAGDDSDDDDDDDDHDVEIIYSP
- the proB gene encoding glutamate 5-kinase, whose translation is MSQQQDQAQSMEQQDSRRRARWVIKIGSALLTNNGAGLDTHLMQRWVDQMVALRAQGIEVVVVSSGAVAEGMRRLGWSQRPDSIHALQAAAAVGQMGLVQAWESRFQVHGLHTAQVLLTHDDLSDRTRYLNGRATLLTLLRLQVVPVVNENDTVVTDEIRFGDNDTLAALVANLVEADRLVILTDQNGLYERDPRKDPEAPLIREAQASDPRLMEVAGGSGGPLGRGGMITKVRAATLAARSGARTTIASGRSPEVLAALAAGEAPGTTLLPDTSPYNARKQWLAGHLQMRGRLTLDAGAVKRLREAGSSLLPVGVTAVQGQFSRGEMVACEDEQGQRVACGLVNYDADEAARLVRRKSSEIQAILGYRNEEELIHRDNMVVF
- the rpsT gene encoding 30S ribosomal protein S20 → MANSPQARKRARQAEKRRQHNAAMRSMVRTYLKKVNAAIASGDQQSAQAAYTKAVSVLDKATRKGKFHPNKAARHKSRLNAKVKALGAAA
- the rpmA gene encoding 50S ribosomal protein L27 — protein: MAHKKAGGSTRNGRDSESKRLGVKRFGGQVVQAGEIIVRQRGTRFHSGANTGLGRDHTIFATSAGRVKFETKGSESRKFVTIEPVA